One Hyphomicrobium sp. CS1GBMeth3 DNA window includes the following coding sequences:
- a CDS encoding DUF2149 domain-containing protein, whose translation MRRSPAGLGLLTRRGDDDIVSAVANLFDVGIVLALGFMVALISALNLLDVFAPDQKVTITKERADGLEITIREGRKTTIRRLSKTVGSGDGARVGVAYRLEDGSIVYVPEGNDEPSGQEAQ comes from the coding sequence ATGAGACGGTCTCCGGCCGGATTGGGGCTGCTTACGCGCAGGGGCGACGATGACATCGTCTCGGCGGTCGCCAACCTGTTCGATGTCGGCATCGTGCTCGCCTTGGGTTTCATGGTTGCGCTGATCAGCGCACTCAACCTGCTCGACGTTTTCGCGCCGGATCAAAAGGTCACCATCACGAAAGAGCGGGCCGACGGCCTCGAGATCACGATCCGCGAGGGGCGCAAGACCACCATCCGCCGATTGAGCAAGACCGTCGGAAGCGGCGACGGCGCCCGCGTCGGCGTCGCGTATCGCCTTGAAGACGGAAGCATTGTCTATGTCCCCGAGGGCAATGATGAGCCTTCCGGTCAAGAGGCACAGTGA
- a CDS encoding MotA/TolQ/ExbB proton channel family protein, with protein sequence MLDQLALAIFSFTSVLIWPIALLLLFAVGHSAFLAGDAFVERIQRRGQAAALKTVTTIPAPMANRQGMREWLVQRGADPTASSWLVLDRTEAALAKRVDRSRLWVRIAPALGLMGTLVPLGPALVALANNDLATLSNHLVLAFGTTVLGLLAAGLSWVVMTAQDRWYRLDLAELRHALESAE encoded by the coding sequence ATGTTGGACCAACTGGCGCTTGCGATTTTCTCATTCACGTCGGTGCTCATCTGGCCGATCGCGCTGCTGTTGCTGTTTGCCGTAGGGCACAGCGCATTCCTCGCCGGAGACGCCTTCGTCGAGCGCATTCAACGACGCGGACAAGCAGCAGCGCTGAAGACCGTCACGACAATTCCGGCGCCGATGGCGAACCGTCAGGGTATGCGGGAATGGCTCGTTCAGCGCGGGGCCGATCCAACCGCATCGTCGTGGCTCGTCCTCGACAGGACCGAGGCGGCGCTCGCAAAGCGTGTCGATCGCTCCCGTCTTTGGGTCCGCATTGCGCCAGCGCTCGGCCTCATGGGAACGCTGGTTCCGCTTGGTCCGGCTCTGGTCGCGCTCGCCAACAACGATCTTGCAACGCTGTCGAACCACCTGGTGCTCGCATTCGGCACCACCGTTCTGGGCTTGCTGGCCGCCGGGCTGTCGTGGGTCGTCATGACCGCGCAGGACCGCTGGTACCGCTTGGATCTCGCGGAGCTTCGCCATGCGCTGGAGAGCGCGGAATGA
- a CDS encoding LuxR family transcriptional regulator produces the protein MSKSENFGESLDVLADIVGRIGFTQALYGYIPSMPRQRDGTWAPLKLNVRNFPAGWEQGWRQFMAVDPYYRACFSGTDPIDWIDVQHSDEISPAQNKAFEFLGDYGLSRGITIPVHLPFGRFAVMSAIADRSCKNWHVLRTGAREPLFRVMHAFTRAIFQRGFETQIEVADRVMLTRREVECMRWAALGKTSAEIAIILDRSPETIRLHIKNSIAKLNATNRVQAVANAVDRGLI, from the coding sequence GTGAGCAAAAGCGAGAACTTCGGCGAGTCGCTGGATGTCCTCGCCGATATTGTCGGCCGAATTGGTTTCACCCAAGCTCTCTACGGTTACATTCCCAGCATGCCGCGCCAGCGCGACGGAACCTGGGCGCCCCTGAAACTGAATGTTCGAAATTTCCCCGCCGGCTGGGAACAGGGCTGGCGGCAGTTCATGGCTGTCGATCCCTATTATCGGGCCTGCTTTTCGGGAACCGATCCGATCGACTGGATCGACGTGCAACATAGCGACGAGATCTCACCAGCGCAGAACAAGGCTTTTGAGTTTCTCGGTGATTATGGGTTATCGCGCGGTATCACAATTCCGGTTCATCTGCCGTTTGGCCGCTTTGCCGTCATGAGCGCGATCGCCGACAGGTCGTGTAAGAACTGGCATGTGCTGCGTACCGGTGCACGAGAGCCCTTGTTCCGCGTGATGCACGCCTTCACGAGAGCGATCTTCCAGCGCGGTTTCGAAACACAGATCGAAGTGGCCGATCGCGTGATGCTGACACGCCGCGAGGTGGAGTGCATGCGTTGGGCTGCTCTCGGGAAAACCTCCGCAGAAATCGCGATCATTCTCGACCGCTCTCCCGAAACGATCCGATTGCACATCAAAAACTCGATCGCCAAGCTGAATGCCACAAACCGCGTACAAGCCGTCGCAAATGCCGTGGACCGTGGATTGATCTAG
- a CDS encoding porin, with translation MTTRTGRFTAACLIAAVSTGAVAANAGETWKFGEDASLTVGAGIRVIYRDVDGVDDADVESVRLYTGGQLTKVIGFTFNADVGRDAEGDIDSLRAYDAIARFEFNDYFNVWAGRMVLPVDRANLAGQYYMGNWDFPLVNNFPSYVAGRDNGVAIWGQTGGGKFKYQVGAFQGCSDDAPCSTGSNRDDNPLFAGRLSYAFWDPEPGYYPATDYYGQKEILSIGLSTAFQEDATGTTTDRGDYKSFAIDGLMQKKIATGGVVTLEGSYYYYDTDDKVTPLVSGSGYYVLASYLFPEKIGIGQFQPVAQFQSLDRDDGGLDVTKWEVGTNYIIKGHDARLSAIYSQTDYEGDGQGAIDGYLLGLQLQY, from the coding sequence ATGACGACGCGTACAGGGCGGTTTACCGCCGCATGCCTAATCGCTGCAGTCTCGACAGGGGCTGTAGCCGCAAACGCAGGTGAAACTTGGAAATTCGGCGAGGACGCATCGCTGACGGTTGGTGCGGGCATCCGCGTCATCTATCGCGATGTCGACGGCGTGGACGATGCCGATGTCGAAAGCGTGCGCCTCTACACGGGCGGGCAGCTGACAAAGGTTATCGGCTTCACCTTCAATGCCGACGTTGGCCGCGATGCCGAAGGCGACATCGACAGCCTCCGCGCTTACGACGCCATCGCGCGCTTCGAGTTCAACGACTACTTCAACGTGTGGGCCGGACGCATGGTTCTGCCCGTCGATCGGGCGAACCTTGCCGGTCAATATTACATGGGCAATTGGGACTTCCCGCTCGTCAACAATTTCCCTTCGTACGTTGCCGGCCGTGACAACGGCGTTGCGATCTGGGGCCAGACGGGCGGCGGCAAGTTCAAATATCAGGTTGGTGCATTCCAGGGATGCAGCGACGACGCGCCTTGCTCCACCGGATCAAATCGCGACGACAATCCGCTCTTTGCCGGCCGACTGAGCTACGCGTTCTGGGATCCCGAGCCCGGCTACTATCCGGCAACCGACTACTACGGGCAGAAAGAGATCCTGTCGATCGGCCTTTCGACCGCATTTCAGGAAGATGCCACGGGCACCACGACTGATCGTGGCGATTACAAAAGCTTCGCCATCGACGGTCTAATGCAGAAGAAGATCGCGACGGGTGGCGTCGTAACGCTCGAAGGGTCCTATTATTACTACGACACCGACGACAAGGTTACGCCGCTCGTCAGCGGCAGCGGCTACTATGTGCTCGCCAGCTACCTCTTTCCCGAGAAGATCGGCATCGGGCAATTCCAGCCGGTGGCGCAGTTCCAAAGCCTGGATCGGGACGATGGCGGTCTCGACGTGACCAAATGGGAGGTCGGGACCAACTACATCATCAAAGGGCACGACGCACGTTTGTCCGCGATCTACTCTCAAACGGACTACGAAGGCGACGGTCAGGGAGCAATCGACGGCTACCTGCTCGGGCTCCAGCTTCAGTACTGA